Proteins found in one Tumebacillus sp. BK434 genomic segment:
- a CDS encoding TlpA disulfide reductase family protein, with the protein MNRTSKLLLGVAVIGVLAGAAYLSNMGGTPVDEANQGGKAGQQDIAEMAAVGHRAPSFELQTFDGKTVKLADLQGKPVVLNFWASWCGPCRNEMPDLEEMHKKYGDQVHFYGVNLTSQDNLENAKKFMGEMGVTFPSLMDSDEKTAQNYRTFSIPMTYAVDQNGIISEIHKGQINKVVMDGMLQRLVAGAKQ; encoded by the coding sequence TTGAATCGCACTTCGAAACTGCTGCTTGGCGTCGCCGTGATCGGCGTGCTCGCCGGAGCGGCATACTTGAGCAACATGGGCGGCACCCCGGTCGACGAAGCGAACCAAGGCGGCAAGGCCGGCCAGCAAGACATCGCCGAGATGGCGGCCGTCGGGCACCGCGCGCCGTCGTTTGAACTGCAGACGTTTGACGGCAAGACGGTCAAGCTCGCCGACCTGCAGGGCAAGCCTGTCGTGCTGAACTTCTGGGCGTCGTGGTGCGGTCCGTGCCGCAATGAGATGCCCGACCTGGAGGAGATGCACAAGAAGTACGGCGACCAGGTGCATTTTTACGGCGTGAACCTGACCTCGCAGGACAATCTGGAGAACGCGAAAAAGTTCATGGGCGAGATGGGCGTGACTTTCCCGAGCCTGATGGACAGCGACGAGAAGACGGCACAGAACTACCGCACGTTCTCGATCCCGATGACCTACGCGGTCGACCAGAACGGCATCATCAGCGAGATTCACAAAGGCCAGATCAACAAAGTGGTCATGGACGGTATGCTGCAGCGCCTCGTCGCTGGCGCCAAGCAGTAG